Proteins encoded together in one Epinephelus lanceolatus isolate andai-2023 chromosome 4, ASM4190304v1, whole genome shotgun sequence window:
- the bace1 gene encoding beta-secretase 1 isoform X1, which translates to MEASTLTPRWWLTGLFLWTTLCLLSSGQSAPDASGLPLAIRVPLRQGARAEQPAPLPVASAHRERGNAGKHGARRRRGAAAGGISFVDMIDNLRGKSGQGYYVEMAVGSPPQKLNILVDTGSSNFAVGAAAHPFLRRYYHRSLSSSYRDQGRSVYVPYTQGRWEGELGTDLVSVPHGPNATLRANIAAITQSDRFFINGSNWEGILGLAYADIARPDETLEPFFDSLVRQTPVPNLFSLQLCGAGFTQNYSLGSATVGGSMIIGGVDPSLYVGELWYTPIRREWYYEVIIVRIEVNGQDLNMDCKEYNYDKSIVDSGTTNLRLPRKVFQAAVKAIEAASSTEQFPSGFWLGEQLVCWQAGTTPWHIFPVISLYLMSENHNQSFRISILPQQYLRPVEDVASAQEDCYKFAVSQSSTGTVMGAVIMEGFYVVFDREKKRIGFAVSTCHVHDEFRTASVEGPFHGVDLEDCGYNIPQTDESTLMTIAYIMAGICALFMLPLCLMVCQWRFARCLHPHGDFADDISLLK; encoded by the exons ATGGAGGCGTCGACGTTAACGCCTCGCTGGTGGTTGACAGGTCTGTTTCTATGGACAACGTTGTGTCTGCTCAGCAGCGGTCAATCCGCGCCGGACGCCTCGGGCCTGCCTCTAGCTATCCGCGTGCCACTGCGGCAAGGCGCTCGCGCTGAGCAGCCAGCGCCGCTGCCCGTTGCCTCCGCGCACCGCGAGCGCGGCAACGCTGGGAAGCACGGTGCGCGCAGGCGGAGAGGAGCGGCAGCGGGCGGCATCAGCTTCGTGGACATGATTGATAACCTGCGTGGGAAGTCCGGTCAGGGATACTACGTGGAGATGGCTGTGGGCTCTCCTCCGCAGAAG TTGAACATCCTGGTGGATACGGGAAGCAGCAACTTTGCTGTCGGGGCAGCTGCTCATCCCTTCCTGCGCAGATACTACCATCGTTCGCT CTCCAGCTCGTACCGTGACCAGGGTAGGAGTGTGTACGTTCCCTACACCCAGGGTCGCTGGGAAGGGGAGCTGGGCACCGACCTGGTCTCTGTCCCCCACGGCCCCAACGCCACTCTGCGTGCCAACATTGCGGCAATCACCCAGTCAGATCGCTTCTTCATCAATGGATCCAACTGGGAGGGAATCCTGGGACTGGCCTATGCTGATATAGCCCGG CCTGATGAGACATTGGAGCCTTTCTTTGACTCTCTGGTTCGCCAGACTCCTGTCCCCAACCTCTTCTCTCTCCAGCTGTGTGGAGCTGGCTTCACCCAGAACTACTCCCTGGGCAGCGCCACTGTTGGCGGCAGcatg ATCATTGGAGGAGTGGACCCATCGCTCTACGTGGGAGAGCTTTGGTACACTCCCATCCGCAGGGAGTGGTACTATGAGGTCATCATTGTACGTATTGAGGTAAATGGACAAGACCTCAACATGGACTGTAAAGAG TACAACTATGATAAAAGCATTGTGGATAGTGGCACCACCAACCTTCGACTGCCTAGAAAAGtcttccaggctgcagtcaagGCTATTGAAGCAGCCTCTTCG ACAGAGCAGTTTCCCTCTGGGTTCTGGCTCGGGGAGCAGCTGGTATGTTGGCAGGCCGGCACTACACCCTGGCACATCTTCCCCGTCATCTCCCTCTACCTGATGAGTGAAAACCACAACCAGTCATTCAGAATCTCCATCCTACCGCAG caATACCTGCGGCCAGTAGAGGATGTGGCCTCGGCCCAAGAGGACTGCTACAAGTTTGCCGTGTCCCAATCTAGCACTGGTACAGTGATGGGGGCTGTCATCATGGAAGGCTTCTACGTGGTGTTCGACCGAGAAAAGAAACGCATCGGCTTTGCTGTCAGCACCTGCCAcg TGCATGATGAGTTCCGCACAGCCTCCGTGGAGGGCCCATTCCATGGCGTCGACCTGGAGGACTGCGGCTACAACATCCCCCAGACCGATGAGTCCACCCTTATGACCATCGCTTACATCATGGCAGGAATCTGCGCTCTCTTCATGCTGCCGCTGTGTCTCATGGTGTGCCAGTGGCGTTTCGCTCGCTGTCTCCACCCACACGGGGACTTCGCTGACGACATATCGCTCCTTAAGTGA
- the bace1 gene encoding beta-secretase 1 isoform X2: MIIGGVDPSLYVGELWYTPIRREWYYEVIIVRIEVNGQDLNMDCKEYNYDKSIVDSGTTNLRLPRKVFQAAVKAIEAASSTEQFPSGFWLGEQLVCWQAGTTPWHIFPVISLYLMSENHNQSFRISILPQQYLRPVEDVASAQEDCYKFAVSQSSTGTVMGAVIMEGFYVVFDREKKRIGFAVSTCHVHDEFRTASVEGPFHGVDLEDCGYNIPQTDESTLMTIAYIMAGICALFMLPLCLMVCQWRFARCLHPHGDFADDISLLK; encoded by the exons atg ATCATTGGAGGAGTGGACCCATCGCTCTACGTGGGAGAGCTTTGGTACACTCCCATCCGCAGGGAGTGGTACTATGAGGTCATCATTGTACGTATTGAGGTAAATGGACAAGACCTCAACATGGACTGTAAAGAG TACAACTATGATAAAAGCATTGTGGATAGTGGCACCACCAACCTTCGACTGCCTAGAAAAGtcttccaggctgcagtcaagGCTATTGAAGCAGCCTCTTCG ACAGAGCAGTTTCCCTCTGGGTTCTGGCTCGGGGAGCAGCTGGTATGTTGGCAGGCCGGCACTACACCCTGGCACATCTTCCCCGTCATCTCCCTCTACCTGATGAGTGAAAACCACAACCAGTCATTCAGAATCTCCATCCTACCGCAG caATACCTGCGGCCAGTAGAGGATGTGGCCTCGGCCCAAGAGGACTGCTACAAGTTTGCCGTGTCCCAATCTAGCACTGGTACAGTGATGGGGGCTGTCATCATGGAAGGCTTCTACGTGGTGTTCGACCGAGAAAAGAAACGCATCGGCTTTGCTGTCAGCACCTGCCAcg TGCATGATGAGTTCCGCACAGCCTCCGTGGAGGGCCCATTCCATGGCGTCGACCTGGAGGACTGCGGCTACAACATCCCCCAGACCGATGAGTCCACCCTTATGACCATCGCTTACATCATGGCAGGAATCTGCGCTCTCTTCATGCTGCCGCTGTGTCTCATGGTGTGCCAGTGGCGTTTCGCTCGCTGTCTCCACCCACACGGGGACTTCGCTGACGACATATCGCTCCTTAAGTGA
- the pcsk7 gene encoding proprotein convertase subtilisin/kexin type 7, with protein sequence MATSYFPTFLLLLFLTSFTLLLLTLLPAVTPSIPFSSSSPPSPWPSLSCGLGQSWAVRLRSGPHYEEEPGEQSVHLDMIANRVAEQAGLRNQGQIGQLEGHYLLCSDKPGSVAGVWSKRVQPGDVLAAHPHVLWYSQDRVLSRSKRSMAFNDPNYPEQWHLHNYLRKGMDINVTGVWERNITGRGVTVVVVDDGVEHTHQDIQPNYSPEGSYDLNSNDPDPMPHPDVHSDNHHGTRCAGEIAAVPNNSFCAVGVAYGSKVAGIRVLDGPLTDSLEAIAFNKHYQVNDIYSCSWGPDDDGHTVDGPHPLGKAALQHGVIAGRHGFGSIFVVASGNGGQYDDNCNYDGYANSIYTITIGAVDEKGRMPFYAEECASMLAVTFSSGGGKMRNIVTSDWFMQKGTGCTDGHTGTSAAAPLAAGMVALMLQVRPCLSWRDVQHIITYTATKCDTNADWRKNGAGFYHSHQHGFGVLNAWRLVNAAKVWESVPFLVSYQSSVIKEEVSIAAYPDELIHTWKVSAADLRQSGMETLEHVAVTVTITHPCRGNLEVVLVCPSGMTSVIGARRAIDRDPAGYQDWTFSTVRCWGEKAEGQYTLKITDHKEPALEQCAAVGMLKQWQLTLYGSSMTFSEVKDRQRLLEEAMSGKYLDSNFSLPCPPGLDIPPEIISPFTSNSLKFLLLLGCFALFWSLYYTLEVTLANLDLRGLLCLRRRRGGHQARKGRRGRGVEEALVEEEEEEDVDEEERDSGVELHAVLDSEAKVPLLSGERLTT encoded by the exons ATGGCAACGTCCTATTTTCCTACATTcctgcttcttctttttctgacCTCCTTCACTCTCTTGCTCCTGACCCTCTTGCCTGCTGTTACCCCATCGATCcccttttcttcctcctctcctccatcacccTGGCCGTCACTCTCCTGCGGCCTGGGTCAGTCCTGGGCTGTCCGGCTGCGCTCTGGCCCACATTATGAGGAAGAACCTGGTGAACAGAGTGTGCACCTGGATATGATAGCCAACAGG GTAGCAGAGCAGGCTGGGCTGAGGAACCAGGGCCAGATTGGACAGCTTGAAGGCCACTACTTGCTGTGTTCTGACAAGCCTGGGTCTGTGGCTGGTGTTTGGAGCAAGCGTGTCCAGCCTGGGGACGTCCTGGCCGCCCACCCTCATGTCTTGTGGTACTCTCAGGACAGAGTGCTGAGCCGTTCGAAGAGGTCAATGGCCTTCAATGATCCCAACTACCCTGAACAGTGGCACCTG CACAATTACCTCAGAAAGGGTATGGACATCAACGTTACAGGGGTGTGGGAGCGGAACATCACAGGCCGAGGGGTCACAGTGGTGGTGGTAGATGACGGGGTGGAGCACACCCACCAGGACATCCAGCCCAACTAT AGTCCAGAGGGCAGTTACGACCTGAACTCCAACGACCCCGACCCCATGCCTCACCCAGACGTCCACAGCGACAACCACCACGGGACGCGATGTGCCGGAGAGATCGCGGCCGTTCCCAACAACAGCTTCTGTGCCGTGGGGGTGGCCTACGGCAGCAAGGTCGCAG GTATTAGAGTCCTGGACGGTCCGCTGACAGACAGCCTGGAGGCCATAGCCTTCAACAAGCACTACCAGGTCAATGACATCTACAGCTGCAG TTGGGGTCCAGATGATGATGGACACACTGTGGATGGACCCCATCCCCTGGGCAAG GCGGCTCTGCAGCACGGGGTGATTGCAGGCAGACATGGCTTTGGCAGCATCTTTGTGGTTGCCAGTGGCAACGGAGGTCAATACGATGACAACTGCAACTATGACGGCTACGCCAACTCCATCTACACCATCACAATCG GAGCGGTCGATGAGAAAGGTAGGATGCCCTTCTACGCTGAAGAGTGTGCGTCCATGCTGGCTGTCACTTTCAGCAGCGGGGGCGGCAAGATGAGGAACATT GTGACGTCAGACTGGTTCATGCAGAAGGGCACCGGCTGTACGGATGGCCACACCGGTACCTCTGCTGCTGCCCCGCTGGCGGCAGGAATGGTGGCCCTCATGCTGCAGGTCCGCCCCTGTCTCAGCTGGAGGGACGTTCAGCACATCATCACCTATACGGCCACCAAG TGTGACACCaatgcagactggaggaagaACGGAGCAGGTTTCTACCACAGCCACCAGCACGGCTTTGGTGTGCTCAATGCATGGAGACTCGTCAATGCTGCCAAG GTGTGGGAGTCAGTGCCGTTTCTCGTGTCCTATCAGAGCTCAGTAATAAAGGAGGAAGTGTCCATCGCAGCTTATCCCGACGAGCTGATCCACACCTGGAAAG TCTCTGCTGCAGACCTGAGACAGTCTGGAATGGAGACACTGGAGCACGTGGCTGTTACTGTGACGATAACCCACCCTTGCCGTGGCAACCTAGAGGTTGTGTTGGTCTGCCCTAGCGGTATGACGTCAGTCATCGGGGCACGCCGGGCCATCGACAG AGACCCTGCAGGCTACCAGGACTGGACTTTCTCCACGGTGCGCTGCTGGGGAGAGAAAGCTGAAGGCCAGTACACCCTCAAGATAACGGACCACA AGGAGCCAGCACTTGAGCAGTGTGCAGCTGTGGGAATGTTGAAGCAGTGGCAGTTGACCCTGTATGGTTCCTCTATGACCTTCAGCGAGGTCAAGGACAGACAGAG GCTGTTGGAGGAGGCGATGAGTGGCAAGTATCTGGACAGCAATTTCTCTCTGCCCTGTCCTCCAGGCCTGGACATCCCTCCAGAGATCATCAGCCCCTTCACCTCCAACAGCCTCAAG TTCCTGCTGTTGTTGGGCTGCTTCGCTCTTTTCTGGTCCCTCTACTACACACTGGAGGTCACTCTGGCCAACCTGGACCTCAGGGGCCTCCTCTGCCTGCGCAGGAGACGGGGAGGTCACCAGGCCAGGAAAGGCcgcagagggagaggagtggaggaggcgctggtagaggaggaggaggaggaggatgtggacgaAGAGGAGCGGGACTCTGGGGTGGAGTTGCATGCAGTGTTGGACTCCGAGGCCAAAGTGCCGCTTTTAAGTGGAGAGCGGCTGACAACATAG